Proteins encoded by one window of Haematobia irritans isolate KBUSLIRL chromosome 2, ASM5000362v1, whole genome shotgun sequence:
- the LOC142223999 gene encoding protein maelstrom 1-like: MPPKQKQKPNAFMIFTMEWKKKQGGNISLNDAIQQAGEIWKTMNAEERAPYKEKQKEELRLFYRNSGEKLSCTGMPISQIEKNKLDHENKERTMKQDIENAVRNSLQNKNLEKQSYYFIMANYFIKTLKGGAYVPAEIAICKFSLNEGVSDIYQTLINPEVNLYGNLYEAQHHADTTHNLPLPPSALGEKNRVNIYQDILNFIRNEDDASSDSYPPIFTDRECIEIIESVLKFLKTADVRASSVHLKIYPIQYLLFVMKEATCDAAELEKPLNCYITDAYFERDYFEYHTGIACQYHEDVDKCKYCTQSYVTRWAYMFCDYMCRDLDIPLEPGRHCPMNTNINAINTRESNNGNDKTSIISMGTSITYATAPICGSKSFHDKDDEKTATLSTDTDSKPYTSMLKGHINNVVTINQTTPNKISPTYDGYIRKDYRDCFDDTPSADEEDDVNPWDVRSREKYIPPEPESSCFDIDYTSSISDIEDYNSVASFGRDRTSLVSSLSSVSIGRGRLSRP, translated from the exons atgccaccaaaacagaaacaaaaaccaaatgcatttatgatttttacaatggaatggaaaaagaaACAAGGCGGGAATATTTCTTTGAACGATGCAATTCAACAAGCTGGAGAAATTTGGAAG ACCATGAATGCAGAGGAGCGAGCACCTTATAAGGAAAAACAAAAAGAGGAGCTTCGATTATTTTATCGTAATTCGGGTGAAAAGCTATCATGCACTGGTATGCCTATTTCACAAATTGAAAAGAACAAACTGGATCATGAGAATAAGGAACGCACAATGAAACAAGATATCGAAAATGCTGTAAGAAACAGTCTTCAAAATAAGA ATCTGGAAAAGCAGTCGTATTACTTTATAATGGCCAATTATTTCATCAAAACTCTAAAAGGTGGTGCATATGTACCAGCTGAAATtgcaatttgtaaattttcacttaacgaAGGTGTAAGTGACATATATCAAACTCTGATTAATCCAG AAGTAAATTTATATGGCAACCTGTACGAAGCACAACATCATGCCGACACAACTCATAATTTACCTTTACCACCATCTGCACTGGGGGAGAAAAACCGTGTGAATATTTACCAGGACATCTTAAATTTCATACGAAACGAGGATGATGCATCATCAGATTCATATCCACCTATCTTTACTGATCGAGagtgtatagaaattattgaaTCTGTTTTGAAATTTCTAAAAACTGCTGATGTTAGAGCCTCTAGTGTGCATCTTAAAATTTATCCTATACAATATTTGCTTTTTGTTATGAAAGAGGCTACTTGTGATGCTGCAGAGCTTGAGAAACCATTGAATTGCTATATAACCGATGCTTATTTTGAGAGAGATTACTTTGAATATCATACGGGAATTGCTTGTCAG TACCATGAAGACGTTGATAAATGTAAATACTGTACTCAATCTTATGTGACTCGTTGGGCTTATATGTTTTGTGACTATATGTGTAGAGATTTGGATATACCATTGGAACCTGGCCGTCATTGTCCAATGAATACAAATATAAACGCTATCAATACTAGGGAGTCAAATAATGGCAATGATAAGACCTCCATCATATCAATGGGCACATCAATAACATATGCCACAGCTCCTATTTGTGGATCGAAATCATTTCATGATAAGGATGATGAAAAAACTGCCACACTATCTACTGATACTGACAGTAAGCCATATACATCAATGCTGAAGGGTCATATCAATAATGTTGTGACTATAAATCAAACTACTCCTAACAAAATATCACCCACATATGATGGCTACATTCGAAAAGACTACAGGGATTGCTTTGATGACACCCCCAGTGCAGAtgaagaagatgatgttaatccTTGGGATGTACGGTCACGGGAAAAATATATTCCCCCAGAACCAGAAAGCTCTTGTTTCGATATCGATTATACCAGTAGTATATCAGACATTGAGGACTATAATTCTGTGGCAAGTTTTGGCAGAGACCGTACATCATTGGTTAGTTCTTTAAGTTCTGTTAGCATTGGTCGTGGACGTCTTTCACGGCCTTga